A section of the Acropora muricata isolate sample 2 chromosome 4, ASM3666990v1, whole genome shotgun sequence genome encodes:
- the LOC136914612 gene encoding uncharacterized protein — MKSLIQMLSSIIHLAPVVQKCYPSFEQPGPGVWEQKVDNILTGIGGIDQPKHANAQASHAHNQPQSSTVEIHSLTQHLLINPSTSDRVISWHFPPQYSQSTLTGQLGSNACTFIALSYSKLYFSSPETHNSSEPLSNTWMHRTLAGIMIGNQFYDKFTGNAGQMFGVQDAATKMQQARALGSIHMSGELPPSITREQIPSACLPYYFLQARNMTKTACLYIINDKTVAFIPTRNGITDNYYHGTSGAFLAMAPADAAWELLSWFKAINNIPHIAWAE, encoded by the exons ATGAAGTCACTGATACAAATGCTGAGCAGTATTATacatctggccccagttgttcaaaag tgctatccatcgtttgaacaaccgGGGCCTGGAGTTTGGGAGCAGAAAGTAGACAATATCCTAACAGGAATTGGGGGCATTGATCAACCGAAACATGCAAATGCACAAGCCTCTCATGCTCACAACCAACCTCAGTCCTCAACAGTAGAAATCCATTCCCTCACTCAGCATCTACTAATAAATCCTTCAACATCTGACAGAGTCATAAGCTGGCACTTTCCACCCCAATACTCCCAATCTACTTTGACTGGCCAATTAGGTAGCAATGCATGCACTTTCATTGCACTGTCATACAGTAAACTATATTTCTCCTCGCCTGAAACTCACAACAGTAGCGAGCCATTGAGCAACACCTGGATGCATCGCACCCTTGCCGGTATTATGATTGGCAACCAGTTCTATGACAAATTTACTGGCAACGCTGGGCAGATGTTCGGTGTCCAAGATGCAGCTACCAAAATGCAGCAGGCCAGAGCTCTTGGCAGTATACACATGTCTGGAGAGTTACCACCAAGTATCACCAGAGAGCAGATACCATCAGCATGTCTTCCATATTACTTTCTACAAGCCCGTAACATGACCAAGACAGCTTGTCTCTACATCATCAATGACAAAACTGTGGCTTTCATCCCAACACGAAATGGAATAACTGACAACTATTATCATGGAACAAGTGGTGCATTTCTCGCTATGGCCCCAGCTGATGCAGCATGGGAATTGCTCTCATGGTTCAAAGCCATTAATAACATTCCTCATATAGCTTGGGCAGAGTAA